AACGTTCATGATAACCAATGGATGCAGGGAAACTGTAACAGATCCAGCAGTAGCAGTCGTGACCACGACACTTTTGTTACCACCTGGTGTAGGAGGTGCAGGCGACGTCGGGTTAGGAACGTCTACTGGAGGTCCTGATGATGCGCTCTCTACTTCTACCTCCATTTCAAAATCAATCCTGTCCGCACTCGTCATAGtactaaaatttttgtattcagTTACTTGATTACAATTTAACTAAACTGTGCGTGTAAATGTCAACGTTTTAGCTGAAAAGAAAAGCAAAGccaagttttaattttctaaacaaCAAGTAAACGATAGCGGACAATAACCAAAACCAACTTGCAAATCCGATAGCTTGTCAGCTGTCACTGTCAGcgtttatttttgtgttcCTTTGACAATAAAATTTAGGTATAGTTAGTAAAACCATTTCTGAATAAGTACTAAAGTTATAAAGTCAAGCAAGCCAAGCAAACATACACTTTTAATGCACGATCATAAACCCTGGCTTTGCAtgagtttttttcttattaataggCTTTCGTgcttaacaataaaaatatatggtaTCTGTTGAATTGAACGCCAAACTCTTTAGTTGACTATTAAATTGACATGTCTTAAGTCATATTTGACTGACGCTTAAAGATACTtctcaataaaaatgtttttgatcaattaattaaatagtcgCATTAATGTTATTGTCAGTTTTACTTACATAATAAGTGATACTTCTTCGGAATACAGAGTTTTTTCATCGATATGGTATAGTAGTTATTCATAACCAACAGCACCTCGTGATTTAAAGAAACTTACCACAGGTCAGCAGCTATTGTCTCGCAATAAgtgtatcatttaatttttaattatgacttCTTCAATAACGAAGGCAGTTGGTATAGTTAAAGATGTTTCTCCACTCTATTATAGAATCTTATCAAAGTTTCCACAAAATTTTACGTTCTGCTTCGCGTACGGATCTGCTGTCAAACCTCAAATTGGAAATCAGAAAAAACACAATATGATTGATCTAATATATTGCGTTGAGAATTCGTACCGATGGCATGGAGCTAACATTGAAATGAATCCATCCCATTATTCAGCTCTTCGATTTCTAGGCAAAGGTTTTATTGCAAGATTTCAGGAAAACTGGGGAGCAAAAGTTTACTTTAATACATTGGTGGAAATGAAGGAAGAAGATGTGACTATTAAGTATGGTGTAGTGTCACAAAAAGATCTCATTGCAGATTTACTAGACTGGAATGATCTCTACTTAGCAGGTCGCCTGCACAAGCCTgtggaaattataaaacaaacaaacagctCACAGCTGCAGAATGCTCTACAATCAAATTTGAGGTCCGCGGTGCACACTGCCTTACTCATTTTACCTGAGACATTCACAGAATATGATTTCTATTTTGCCATTTCCAATCTAAGTTATGCAGGTGACTTCAGAATGACATTTggtgaaaacaaaaacaaagtgCGAAATATTGTTCAACCACAGTTATTAAATTTCCGTGAACTTTATAGACCAATATTGCAACAGTTCCATGTTTATGTTGACTTTGCAACCAATGACCTGCAGTGTCACCAAGATATCCACCCAGAGACTAAGCTGCACCATCTGATGCAGCTACCCATGGTGCCTCAGCAAAGAATTGTTAAGTTTTGGAATCATGGAGGACTTCAACAAGACATGGAGGATGTACTTAGAGCTGTTGCTTATGACATAGACTGTCCTGTTATCTTAAGGCAAATTCTAAAGGATATAGTTTGGCAATCAAGTGTAAGGCAATCTTTGAAAGGCATACCAACTGCTGGATTTCTGAAGTCAATCCGTTACAGCGCTAAGAAAATAGctaagatgttttaaatcacTTATATACCTTGTAgaatgtgtaaaataaaattaatttgtaaatagaataatttattatttcttatcctatttttttaaacctatttttgtttttaggttCAAAAATGCTATCTGATGAATCAAGCAGTGACTCAGAAACGGGAAGATTCAAATGTAAGACAAAGACGCAAGATGAAGCAGGTCAACATTCAAAATCGAGAGATAGTTCCTTTCACACAAGAGATTCAAGAGCTTCAGGAAGAAATAGGAGAAATGAGATTGAAAGATATCACAGGGAGTTTGAAAGACGAAGAGATGATAGAAGAGATGTTTTTGAGTCGCGTGAAAGAGACAGGCACAGGTATTCAAGACATTCACCGGTAAGAAGAAGACGTTCAGTTGAGAGAAGTAGGCATAGGGAAGATTCACAAGAAAGACGAAGACATGATAGAGACTCTAGAGAAAGATTCAAACACAACAGAAGTAGAAGTAGAGATAGAATGCGTAGATCAGAATCTAAAACTCATAGATCTCCAAATcatgtaaaaagtaaaaaagaaattattgacAGCGATATAATAGAAAAGAAGCCAGATAAACttgaaacaaatgaatttgATGATATATCTTCATCCAGTGAAATCAAGTCAAAAAGATCTGAAGTATTTAAACCAGATCTCCAAGACCCGGCTAGGGAAAAGATTAAAAGTCCTGTTATAGTTGACATTCATGGTGACAGTGACAGTTCTGTGGGAGAAAAGCCCGCTTCTTACTACAATATGATACCTGCAATTGTAAAAGAGAAATCAGAGGAATCTAGTGAAATAGATTCTTCAGATGATGAAAAACTTAGAGCAAAACTTTTAAGTTTGGAAAAACAGGTAAACAAGACAAAAAAGCGAAAACATAGGAAGAAGCATAAAAAGAAAGGGAGTAGATCTGACAAAGAAAAAAGTCAAGAGTCCACAGCTTCAGTTGAAGTAAGCAGCACAACAGATATTCAAGATAACACAACCAGCAATAAGATAAGTAGCTCCGAAACTGCAGAAGTCACTTCCACACAGAAGAGTGTCCAAAAAGAGAGTAGCGAAGAGGGAGAAATACTAAGTGATGATGAATCACAAAGTCCCAAAATTGATCCAACTGACTTGAGGCACAAACTCAAAAGGTCTACACTGCAGTCTGGTGTTTGTGGACCAGCCTTGCCTCCACATTTAGAGAAAAGATGTGAGAAAAGTGCATCTCCTGGGACAGAAGGTCCAGCCTTACCTCCACATTTGtcaaaaaaaccgcgtcattTAGGTGAGCATCagaagaataattattttcctttaaaaatttatattaattttaaatttctactAATTTGTCTTCTCACTTTAGGTCCATCAATTCCACAAGATATGCGTAAGGTGCTTGAAGAAAAGAGTCAAGAAATAACTCATTTTGAGAGTTCAGATGAAGATGTTAGTATTGTAGGTCCACTGCCTGTTGGAGCTGAGGATAAATGGACCAATGCTCACAAAAGTCTAGAAGAGAGAGCATTggatatgaaaataaagaagTTGGATGGACACACATTGAACAAAGTTGACGTTAAATCAAGAGAGCAGTGGATGTTAGAATTACCAGAaggaaaaactaaatatttaggtTTAGAGGCCCGATCTTTCAGAGCAAAAGAAGGCCCAGATATGAGTGAcaggtaatattaaaaagtctGTCCTATGTCTGCTATTTTTTtgcatattgaaaataaacgcACCCGTATTTCTAAATAGGTCAAGTTGGACTGATACTCCGGAAGATAAGGCTCGCAAGGCAAGCGGGCGTATAAAAGAGGAAGACGCAGCCGCCGTCCTGCAGCAGGAAGTACGGCAAAAGCAGATCGCAAGCAGGGACGATGAGCAAGAGAAAGCAATAAAGTtagtaaacataatttttttggttATTGTATAGtcttattctatttaattagatatttattttgtaataactgcttagaaataaatataaaagtctatcgtattttatttcagaaaacaCAAGAAAAAGCATAAAAGAGATGAAAGTTTACTCGAAATGCatcaaaaaaagataaaaaagaagaagaaggtAAATGATGCTTTTACTAaagtattgttataaaactttaataacacAATTATCAAAAATTCAACGTGTTTTAAAgtcttctaatattttaatgtatatttatagaaGGACGATAAAGAGGACGAGAAGCCGGAACGACGACCGTTCAGTCGGGACGTCGACCTCCAAGTGAACCGCTTCGATGAGGCACAAAAGAGGTCCATAATAAAGAAAGCGCAAGAATTAGATTCAAGGTTCTCACGCGGTGAAgccaaatatttgtaaaatacagtcaaaatctgttataacgacatcgaagggactactcatattgagtcgtaaaaaccgatagttgtaacaaccggtgacaggtattaataggaaagatatgtaataacattcagccaggacctttgattttggtcaatttaaccggtatgttgttctaaacgatgtcgctataaacggttttgactgtagtttAAAATGCAAGTTTACTTATGTACTACGaatgaaataatgtttttttttaaataaaatgcaagtGATTTTGCGGAACATTTAAGCGTAGTTTTTTGTAACGTAAATTAAGTCAGTATAAGTAGCTGCAAAATACTTTGTgatgcaatatttaaataaagaaatagtaCTGTCgtaataactataatttaagaaattcgtaaagttaaaataaatgcatgCATAATACCACCAATCTAAACAGGTCTATCTTAATAAGGCTTTTATCACAGAGTTATAAAAACAGATATGTTTGtatcatcaatttaaacaCTATCCGAAATAAATTCATAGACAATAAATGTCTATCAACCAGcgaaatgtgtaaataaaattgttatttccaTTGAATCCGATTATAAATACGCTTATCGAGCAATAAGGAAGCAATATGAAATGGGAGCTGCCACTATATTGATATTGTAGTTTACTTCTTTACTTGAGGTTAATTACAGTTTTGAACTCTATGGAGTTGATTGTGTGAGCTATTAAAACGTAATTATTGTACTTTTGTCCTTAGAAGAATTTGAAAAACGAAATTGCGCgtaaatgatattaaaaattgccTTATTTTTTCAGTACCTATATTATTGCAGTCTATTGTGttatatttggttttttatttcgttggTTTTATTAAAGTGCGTCTGTTATACGCACAATTGCAACAAGGAAAaggaaatacattttaatatagatatgtctttgttttattaacatcaTATATCATTGATTTTATATGTGGAGTATATTTAACGTCTTAACTAAACAATATAGCAGCTACATCAAGGTAAACGTCATTAGTATATCAGATATGTGTTTTTGGTTTTCACATAACAGTCTTAGGGTCGACAACTGCAGTGGTGTTATCTTTTGGTGCAGACGCGCATGTCTTAATCTTCTCGTTTTCACAGCAAAGAGGCTCGTCTGCGGTCATGTTTGCGTATATCCAAGGATTGTCGCACACTTTGAAAAACGCCGATAGCTgtaaaaagaaagaattacACATAGAAGTTGACAATTAAAACAGCAGGGGCTCCTAATTTTTAAGGACGGAAAAAATATTGCCTGCCAAATTGGTTGTAACTTTTCATGTTGAACTGCGGAAAGTATTCTTTTAAATGCTTTTCGAGTGTAGATACGCTGCTGCTCTACAATGCAATTACAGATCTTTTTCATCAGGCGCTATCAAGAGGACCTTCTTACTATGATTGATAGATCAATATTCTTTAAGTTCGTAATTATGTGAATCATATCGTTTAGCTGTGTAGATTTTAggaaaaaagcaaaaaatcaTGAGATTCTTGCTTCATATTAGGGAAAGGTTGAACTTTGGTAATTTCTCGTGATATGAAAAGTTAATGATTACCTTCAATTCATCAGCGTCCTTGAGCCTCTTGCAGAGAATTTCGGGGCCTTTAGCTTTGGTAACATTGGCGAGGGCGACGCAAAGGTTCTTACAAGCGGTCTCGCCTTCCTCGTTACACTTCACCATGAGGCCGGGCGACTGCGCCAACAGCGGCGCGCTCTCTGCCGTTATAGTCGCCGTCGAAAAACCCCCGCATGTGCAGTTACCTTTCTCATCAGGATTCGCCGGGCTGTAGAAAAGCGTACcaaatgaaaaacatagataaaaagTCTCTTAGTGAATTGTATTACCAATCTTTAGTAAGGCACTATCTAACTGACCAAAAGACTCACGGTACTGCAGTAAGCGTACATAGAGACGAAAATTaacttattgtattttttattcctatcCGAACAGATTAGTTGAAAGAAAACACAAGAACATGCAATTTGATTTTACAACAGTCTTACCTCTTTGTAGCATCCTCGCCAAAAGCCGTATTAATTAACACTACTGACAAAATTATCAACTGATTTATTGAAATTCTTAAAGCCATTTTGAAAGCAATGCCGGACCAGAACAAGTGAAGATTCAAATTGTGGCTAATTTATATACGAAACTTTGAGTAGTGTGACCatactttttacaaaaatgtattattatttccgagacataaatgtacatacgAGACTACACTGCTTGCATATAAAATtggcataaattaaaaagttttcatttatgtaaaaatatgtatatgttaaTAGAAGTAAGAATATCGCTctgcatatattttaaaattctttttaactaTCCTGTTATAGCTAAAGGAATTTCCTCACCATATTCAGAAATAAGACAGtatgttttatctttttgtaCTTAATAATTGTACGATAAATACTTAACGAAGAGTATTCATTTAATTCCTATTTAttaagaagattttttttccttaggAAAGTCCtcaaaattgaaaatgatGAATACTGGAGCGCAATATCACTGGAAGATGTTTTGAAGAACAAGATATTGTTTTGATTGGGCTTCTTATACAATATGTCGTTACCCAGCGACGTGTGTAAATGGTACTTTTGTTTGAGCAGGTATTCGAGccatgttataattttatgtcggGGAAGATCTCATTTTAAAGGCCATTGCGacacattaattatttactattggATTTCTAATATACTTACGATCTGTTATACAGTATTGttaacataaaatgaaatctttttaaaagatgACTTCATTTACATTACTTACTTGGctcaagaaaataaaaatataaaaaaaaactcagagCTGTTTTGTGTGTTGTCATTCATCTTGTGAGTCtatctaaaaacaaattaatatattctttattGGATGCAACTTGGTTAGCATAAGGCAAGTAATTCGAAGAGGGTTCAATTcctgttataaataaaacttcattGAGAATATCAAAGTCTTGTATAATAAGTCAGAACAGTAGTTTTTGGAACGGCGATTTGCATAAATCAGGTAACTTGGCCGACGTTGTACGATCTCTCAATGAAAACCCCAttctggatggatggatggcgAACcggataaaatatgttttagagtttaattaaagtccaagttttttttatcattttgtgtatttcaaattacatACAGCAGTCTTTAATCCGGGAGGAAGTTgatatttatacaatgtatatatatacatttaatactaatatacGCAGTTATTTTGCACTAGGCCTAATATCAATTGGTTAGGTAGCATTCCACTGATATattgttcgtaagaaacgggattcttatcacgattaggctgtttgtttcttacgaacaatatattagtaaaaaccgggaaagtttgaagttatatagcATTCCACTGAGTTTAGTTAAGCACcaattgtatacattttttacaactaTTTGAATCAAAATTAGGTACTTTGTGAAAAGTTTAACATTATAGAAAATACTGTAATGATGAAAGAAGTATCatagaaaaaagaataatatagGAAAATACA
This sequence is a window from Papilio machaon chromosome 3, ilPapMach1.1, whole genome shotgun sequence. Protein-coding genes within it:
- the LOC106712448 gene encoding phosphatidate cytidylyltransferase, mitochondrial, which codes for MTSSITKAVGIVKDVSPLYYRILSKFPQNFTFCFAYGSAVKPQIGNQKKHNMIDLIYCVENSYRWHGANIEMNPSHYSALRFLGKGFIARFQENWGAKVYFNTLVEMKEEDVTIKYGVVSQKDLIADLLDWNDLYLAGRLHKPVEIIKQTNSSQLQNALQSNLRSAVHTALLILPETFTEYDFYFAISNLSYAGDFRMTFGENKNKVRNIVQPQLLNFRELYRPILQQFHVYVDFATNDLQCHQDIHPETKLHHLMQLPMVPQQRIVKFWNHGGLQQDMEDVLRAVAYDIDCPVILRQILKDIVWQSSVRQSLKGIPTAGFLKSIRYSAKKIAKMF
- the LOC106712447 gene encoding GPALPP motifs-containing protein 1; this encodes MLSDESSSDSETGRFKCKTKTQDEAGQHSKSRDSSFHTRDSRASGRNRRNEIERYHREFERRRDDRRDVFESRERDRHRYSRHSPVRRRRSVERSRHREDSQERRRHDRDSRERFKHNRSRSRDRMRRSESKTHRSPNHVKSKKEIIDSDIIEKKPDKLETNEFDDISSSSEIKSKRSEVFKPDLQDPAREKIKSPVIVDIHGDSDSSVGEKPASYYNMIPAIVKEKSEESSEIDSSDDEKLRAKLLSLEKQVNKTKKRKHRKKHKKKGSRSDKEKSQESTASVEVSSTTDIQDNTTSNKISSSETAEVTSTQKSVQKESSEEGEILSDDESQSPKIDPTDLRHKLKRSTLQSGVCGPALPPHLEKRCEKSASPGTEGPALPPHLSKKPRHLGPSIPQDMRKVLEEKSQEITHFESSDEDVSIVGPLPVGAEDKWTNAHKSLEERALDMKIKKLDGHTLNKVDVKSREQWMLELPEGKTKYLGLEARSFRAKEGPDMSDRSSWTDTPEDKARKASGRIKEEDAAAVLQQEVRQKQIASRDDEQEKAIKKHKKKHKRDESLLEMHQKKIKKKKKKDDKEDEKPERRPFSRDVDLQVNRFDEAQKRSIIKKAQELDSRFSRGEAKYL
- the LOC106712449 gene encoding uncharacterized protein LOC106712449, producing the protein MALRISINQLIILSVVLINTAFGEDATKSPANPDEKGNCTCGGFSTATITAESAPLLAQSPGLMVKCNEEGETACKNLCVALANVTKAKGPEILCKRLKDADELKLSAFFKVCDNPWIYANMTADEPLCCENEKIKTCASAPKDNTTAVVDPKTVM